The genomic window GGTTATTTTCATGCGGATCCTCATCCTGGAAATTTACTTGTAAATAAAGAAGGTGAATTAATCTTACTTGATTTTGGAATGGTTAAATCAGTTCCAAATACTACAAGAGTTGCAATAATAGAGCTTATAAAAGCTGCACATGAAAGGGATTATGAACTTTATATAAATGCAAGTAAACGATTAGGAACGATAGCTTATGAAGCACCTACAAACGAATTAGCTGAGTTTACAAATAAAATGTTTGATATATTTTCAAACGATAACTTAAGTAGTGAATCAATGCAAAAGTTAGCTTTTGATGTACTTGAGAATACAAGAGATTTTCCTTTTAAACTTCCAAGTGATGCTATTTATATATTAAGAGTTAGTGCAATAATCGAAGGTTTAGGAACGACTTATATAGAAAATTTCAATGGAATAAAAGATATTTTACCAATTTTACAAAAAAATATCCCAAAAGCTTTGGGAGCAAATGAGTCGATTTTAGAAACATTAGTTGATGAAATAAAATCTATTCCTTTTACTATAAAAGATTTTAAATCCGTTCTAAAACAAGCCAGCTCAGGAGAGTTAAAAATTCAGATTTCAAATGACCAAGTAACTTGGATTTCAAAAGAGATAAAAGATTATTTTAAACCAATTATTTTTTCAATGGCTTTATTCGCTAGTTCAATATTTATACTTTTATATGACAAAGAGTTAAAAGAGATTGCTTTAGGTTTGTTTATTTTTGCAATTGCAAGATTAATTTATAGATAATTTAGACTAAATAAATATATTATTTTTATTAAAACTAATTATAATATATATAAATTTATCTAAGGATTTATATGACAGTTTTTTTGACTCTTCTTGGGAAAATAATTCCCTTGTATTTTAGTATATTATTAGGTTTTTTCAGTACAAAATATTTTGATTGTAGTAAAGACACTATTGCTAAAATACTACTTTATATTTTAGCTCCATTAATTGTTTTTAATGCAACTTTGAGCGTACATATAAATAGTTCAATAATATTTTTACCACTTTTCTTTTTTACAATAAGTCTAATTATTGCTTTTGGAACACTTCCAATTTTTCAAAAAATATTCAAAGATAATAGTGCAAATGTTCTTTCTTTTACCGTTGCAACTGGAAACACAGGAAATCTTGGTATTCCTGTAGCCATTTTATTTTTAGAACCAAAACTTGTAGATATTTTTATTTTTAGTATCTTAGCTTCAATTTTATATCAAAATTCTGTGGGATATTATATTACTGCAAAAAGTAGTTTTACTGCAAAAGAAAGTATCAGAAAAGTTATGAGACTTCCAGTATTACACGCTTTTATTTTAGGACTTATTTTAAATTTATCAGGTTTTCAAATGCCAGAAATGTTTATGTCTTATACTGGTTATTTAAAAGGCGCGTATGCAATATTAGGAATGATGCTTTTAGGTATGGGAATGGAACATATAAAAACAAGTGGTGGATTTGATAAAATGTTTATCTCATTAGCACTTTTTGTTAAATTTATCATTTGGCCACTGATTATACTTATTTTTATTTTTTTAGATAAAAATTTTATACATTTTTTAGACCCTGATTTATATCTAGTTATGTTTATATTTGCAATTGTTCCATTAGCTGGGAACACAGTAACAGTGGCAACTTTATTGAATGTAAAACCTGAAAAAATGTCTGTTGCTGTTTTAATTTCAACACTTGTTTCATTGTTTTATATTCCATTTGTACTTTATTTGTACAATCTTTAAAATTAAAGAATAGTTATTTTGTAACCAAATCCGTAAATGTTTTCAATTTTTAAACTACTTATTTTACTTCTTAGCCTAGATATTAGATTTTTCAAATTTGAGATATCTGGGCTTTTATCAAACTCTTCATGCCATACATAAGTTATAATCTCTTCATTAACAAATATCTTTTCAGGTATTTTAAGAAGTAAATCTAATAATCTAAACTCTTTTTTTGTAAGTTTAAATAATTCATCATTAAAATATAACTGTTTTAGCTCTTTATTCCAAAGTAAATCATTATTTAATTTTATAAAAATCTCTTTTTCTTCTATAGTTTTATTTTTTTCTAAATAAATCTCTTTTGATATTTTAAATACAACTTCAAAAAAATTATCATAATCAACTGGTTTTAAAATAAATCTATATATTCCTAGATTTACCAATTCCATAAGATATTCTGATTCATTATAAGCAGATAATACAATAATATTTTGTTTTGGATTTATTTTATAAATATTTTTTATAAGTTCAATTCCATTCATATTAGGCATTTGAATATCTGTAAATACTAAATCAGGATATTCATTATTTAATTTAAAATAATTACAATACTCTTCTAAAGCTTCTTTTCCATCAAAGGCAACATCAATTCTTGAAAAAACTTCACTTAAAAGATTTTTCATCTTTTCAGAAATTTCTCTTTCATCTTCAACTAATAAAATAGACATTTCCTTTGCATATTTTTCTAAAGAAATATAATCTATCATTTAAAACCTTTCTTTTAATTCTATAAATTGTACTAGATAAGATTTTATATTACTATTAATAATCATCATTTTCCATTCTAATCTCTCTTCTTATCTCAACTTCATTTCTAATTGCATCTTTATTTGTAAGATCTAACAAAGGTCGCTCAATAATTTTGATTTTACCCTTTAATTTTGGGTTAAGTTCAAAAAACTCATCAAAATCTATTAAAAACATTTCACCTTTATTATGGAACTCTACCCTATTTGGATATTTTAAAATATAACAACCTTTATAATCTTTTTCTAAAGTTCTCGAATTTTTCATTTTTTTAAATATGTCGTATTTAAAAATTAAATATCCAATAAAAAATACAAATAAAGCAAAAAATAATTCTCTAAAATAATCCATTTTTTAAATCCGTTATAAAATTTTAATATTATTAGTTTTTTTAATAAGTTGGAATTCTACTATATTTTATATTTTAAGCTAATTGGAAAGTTTTTTTATCGCCTCGGATTAGATGTATTTTGTTTTTCCTGATATTTTTTTGTATTTGATTCTTTTGAAATTATTAACTTGAATTTATTTTAAATATAGTAATTTAGGAAAGAGTTTTAGAGTCATTTATACTCTAAAACTCTTTTTGGGATTTTTGCTTCTTTATTATCTTGTTTCATAAGGTTCATATATTTTTCATAGTTTTCTTTTGCTTTTTCTTTATTCCCTAATCCATCATAAGCATCTGCTAGGTTTAGGTATGCAACTGTTCTATTTGGGAATTTTTCTAATATCTTTTCTAAAAGAAATATTGCTTCATTATTTGCATTTGCTTGTTGTAGGTAGTAAGCTATATCATTGTACTGAGTTAGGGTTTTTAAATTTAATTCATAAGTATTAAATAATGAAAAAATATATTCTTTAGAGAACAAAGGAATATTTTTTTTATTCTTTAAATTTTCAATAATATTAATAAGAATATTATTCTCTTCTAAATTTTTAACATGATAACAATTTTCCTCTTTATTATTTAGAATACATATTTTTGTTTCTAAATATGTTGAGTTTGTAGTTATAGATTTATTTAATTCCCATTTTTTATTTATGTAATAGATAAAATATTCTATAGTCTGATCTCCCGAACCGTTAAACATAGTTTTAATATAAAGAACATTATCATTTTCATTATATTCTTTTATATCCTCAACTCTATATACCCAATCAAAACTATAATTTTCTCCTTGATAAACTTTTTTATAATTATTATCTTTTTTTATATAAAATAATAATTCATTACCCTCTTTATTGTAAGCAACTTTATCTTTAATTCCATCTTTATTTATATCTACGCTATAAATATGATAAGATGTATCTTCTTCTATATTTTTATAAGACATATCTTTTGCATATAAAAATGAGAAAATAAATAAAATAAGACTAGTTTTTATTAATACAGTTTTCATAATTCATTATTTCCTTTATTTCTTTTAAATAATTTCTTCTTTCTTCAAAACCATTAGCTCCACCATTTACAAGCCAACTAATTGTATCTATCCAATTATTATCAGCTAATAAGTTTAGATTAATAGTTCCATATTTTTTTGAATTATTTCCATAAGATATTATTTGTTTCTCTGAGGAAGCATTCTCTTTTCCAACAGCAAGACCTACTGTCCCTGCAAAAGAAGGAGCATTCCAAGTTCCTATATTACTATTACTTAAAGTTTTTCCTTGTTCCCAAAACCAACCTGCAGAATCAAAAACTAAGTTAATTTCACTACCAACTTCACTGTAATTACTTTCATAGTCAGTACGTTTCAAATAATCAAAATATTGTTTATATCCCGTACGACCTGACCCACTACTACCTTTCCATGTCAGTTGCATTAAACCTCTACCATAAAATGGATAATAACTTTTATTTTGTAAGTAGCTAGTTTTACCTTCTTCTTCACTACTCCTAAATCTATTTGTTTCATGATAAACTTGTGCTAAAAAATGTATTTTCCGTAAACAAATGTTTACTTTATATTTAGTAAATGTTTTATTTAATTCTTCGGTAAATCGCGCATACGTTTTATCTGCTTCAGGAATACTTGTTTTTATTGTAAACAAATCATAGTTCCCTTTTGTGTCTTTTTCTTTATCCCTTAAATCCTTTACAATTTCTTTTACTTCATCAACAGTAAAATCTCTATTACAATAACATTTTGATCTATTCCCAAACACCCCAACCAACCCAATAGGATTAAAATGATAAACTTCATCACTTTGAGGAAAATCAGCAATTGTTTTACATTCAGCAAAAAAACTCAAGTTTTTTATTCTTTCTTCTACTTTCTCATAATACAAATCAAATTCTTCTATATTATCTATTTTATCTTTATTATTTCCTACTCTATCTATTATTACTTGTGCTAAGTTAATTTCATTATCCCATTCACTTG from Arcobacter venerupis includes these protein-coding regions:
- a CDS encoding AEC family transporter, which codes for MTVFLTLLGKIIPLYFSILLGFFSTKYFDCSKDTIAKILLYILAPLIVFNATLSVHINSSIIFLPLFFFTISLIIAFGTLPIFQKIFKDNSANVLSFTVATGNTGNLGIPVAILFLEPKLVDIFIFSILASILYQNSVGYYITAKSSFTAKESIRKVMRLPVLHAFILGLILNLSGFQMPEMFMSYTGYLKGAYAILGMMLLGMGMEHIKTSGGFDKMFISLALFVKFIIWPLIILIFIFLDKNFIHFLDPDLYLVMFIFAIVPLAGNTVTVATLLNVKPEKMSVAVLISTLVSLFYIPFVLYLYNL
- a CDS encoding ABC1 kinase family protein, with product MYLVIKKRDSFLFFKPLKPKKLKEIIINLGASFVKLAQVLATRADFFSADYLDELRELHDQLPAMKNDEYKEIFKKAFEIDPFIKFEETPLASASIGQVHVAFLKTNEKVAVKLRRKGIKNRVVADIKIIKFFNTIFKPLFSHHTKNSIEAVISEFSSMILQEVSLTNELSNLQKFSHMYKDSGVNFPKAYAEISSDDALVMSFEEGFRFDDKKSLKEQNIDFNIIISKLIDFYTTQMLINGYFHADPHPGNLLVNKEGELILLDFGMVKSVPNTTRVAIIELIKAAHERDYELYINASKRLGTIAYEAPTNELAEFTNKMFDIFSNDNLSSESMQKLAFDVLENTRDFPFKLPSDAIYILRVSAIIEGLGTTYIENFNGIKDILPILQKNIPKALGANESILETLVDEIKSIPFTIKDFKSVLKQASSGELKIQISNDQVTWISKEIKDYFKPIIFSMALFASSIFILLYDKELKEIALGLFIFAIARLIYR
- a CDS encoding tetratricopeptide repeat protein, which produces MKTVLIKTSLILFIFSFLYAKDMSYKNIEEDTSYHIYSVDINKDGIKDKVAYNKEGNELLFYIKKDNNYKKVYQGENYSFDWVYRVEDIKEYNENDNVLYIKTMFNGSGDQTIEYFIYYINKKWELNKSITTNSTYLETKICILNNKEENCYHVKNLEENNILINIIENLKNKKNIPLFSKEYIFSLFNTYELNLKTLTQYNDIAYYLQQANANNEAIFLLEKILEKFPNRTVAYLNLADAYDGLGNKEKAKENYEKYMNLMKQDNKEAKIPKRVLEYK
- a CDS encoding response regulator transcription factor; the protein is MIDYISLEKYAKEMSILLVEDEREISEKMKNLLSEVFSRIDVAFDGKEALEEYCNYFKLNNEYPDLVFTDIQMPNMNGIELIKNIYKINPKQNIIVLSAYNESEYLMELVNLGIYRFILKPVDYDNFFEVVFKISKEIYLEKNKTIEEKEIFIKLNNDLLWNKELKQLYFNDELFKLTKKEFRLLDLLLKIPEKIFVNEEIITYVWHEEFDKSPDISNLKNLISRLRSKISSLKIENIYGFGYKITIL